A window of Castanea sativa cultivar Marrone di Chiusa Pesio chromosome 1, ASM4071231v1 contains these coding sequences:
- the LOC142622759 gene encoding putative methyltransferase PMT9 isoform X1 produces MKHKAEHSSTTKLLNYFLIGLIVFLGLVCLYLVSFLAPGSRRSDQEASGFLGSDPVLQTHDVDDFLQVQDLNPEAPRSIPICDLRFSELIPCLDRNLIYQLKLKLNLSLMEHYERHCPPPERRYNCLVPPPSGYKIPIRWPVSRDEVWKANIPHTHLAQEKSDQNWMVVNGDKINFPGGGTHFHDGADKYIIALAKMLKFSGDKLHNGGNIRNVLDVGCGVASFGAYLLPLNIIAMSLAPNDVHENQIQFALERGIPATLGVLATKRLPYPSRSFELVHCSRCRIDWLQRDGILLLELDRLLRPGGYFVYSSPEAYAHDLENRRIWNAMCNLLRRMCWRLVVKQDQTVIWAKPLTNSCYLKRERGTLPPLCSSDDDPDATWNVSMKACISPYSKKMHKEKGSGLVPWPQRLSAAPPRLDEIGVRREEFQEDTSIWHFRVTEYWKQMKSVIQKNSIRNVMDMNSNLGGFAAALSDKDVWVMNVAPVNAFARLKIIYDRGLIGTVHDWCEAFSTYPRTYDLLHAWTLFSDIDERGCGVEDLLIEMDRILRPDGFVIIRDKPSTINYIRKFLTALRWDGWVSEVEPRVDALSSTEERVLIARKKLWDDRIMTM; encoded by the exons atgaagcacaAGGCCGAGCACAGTTCCACCACCAAGCTACTCAACTACTTTCTCATCGGACTCATCGTGTTTCTCGGTCTTGTCTGCTTGTACCTCGTATCTTTTTTAGCTCCGGGATCGCGTAGATCCGACCAAGAAGCTTCCGGATTCCTCGGATCCGACCCGGTTCTCCAAACCCATGATGTCGATGATTTCCTTCAAGTCCAGGACCTAAATCCCGAGGCCCCCAGAAGCATCCCT ATCTGTGATTTGAGGTTTTCGGAGTTGATACCTTGTTTAGATAGGAACCTTATCTACCAACTAAAATTGAAGCTGAATTTGTCGTTAATGGAGCACTATGAGCGTCATTGCCCACCTCCAGAGCGTCGGTATAACTGTCTAGTTCCACCCCCATCTGGTTACAAG ATCCCTATTAGATGGCCGGTGAGTAGGGACGAAGTGTGGAAGGCAAATATACCCCACACACATCTTGCACAAGAGAAATCAGATCAGAATTGGATGGTTGTTAATGGGGACAAGATAAATTTTCCTGGTGGAGGTACTCATTTCCACGATGGAGCTGATAAGTACATCATCGCTCTTGCTAAG ATGCTTAAGTTTTCTGGTGATAAACTCCACAATGGCGGAAATATTCGAAATGTTCTTGATGTGGGTTGTGGTGTTGCAAGTTTTGGAGCCTATCTTCTTCCCCTCAACATTATAGCTATGTCTCTTGCTCCTAATGATGTACATGAGAATCAAATACAATTTGCACTAGAGAGAGGAATTCCAGCAACTCTTGGTGTCTTGGCAACAAAAAGACTTCCTTATCCGAGCAGATCATTTGAACTGGTTCATTGTTCACGATGTCGAATTGATTGGCTTCAAAGAGATGGAATTCTCTTATTAGAACTTGACAGACTACTAAGACCAGGAGGGTATTTTGTATACTCTTCTCCTGAAGCATATGCTCATGATCTAGAAAATCGGAGGATCTGGAATGCTATGTGCAATCTTCTTAGAAGAATGTGCTGGAGACTTGTTGTGAAGCAAGACCAGACTGTTATATGGGCAAAGCCATTGACGAATAGCTGTTACTTAAAGAGAGAACGTGGGACGTTGCCCCCTTTGTGCAGTTCTGATGATGACCCAGATGCAACTTGGAATGTGTCCATGAAGGCATGCATCTCCCCATACTCTAAGA AGATGCACAAGGAAAAGGGAAGCGGACTAGTTCCTTGGCCACAAAGACTTTCTGCTGCACCACCTCGCCTGGATGAAATTGGTGTGAGACGTGAGGAATTTCAAGAGGACACT AGCATTTGGCATTTTAGAGTGACTGAATACTGGAAGCAGATGAAATCTGTTATCCAGAAGAATTCCATTAGAAATGTCATGGATATGAACTCAAATCTTGGTGGATTTGCTGCTGCCCTTAGTGATAAAGATGTCTGGGTGATGAATGTTGCTCCTGTCAATGCATTTGCCAGATTAAAGATTATATATGATCGAGGCTTAATTGGAACTGTTCATGACTG gtgTGAAGCATTTTCTACATATCCACGGACATATGATCTTCTGCATGCCTGGACATTATTTTCAGATATTGATGAGCGTGGGTGTGGCGTAGAAGATCTACTAATTGAAATGGATCGAATTCTACGGCCAGATGGTTTTGTCATCATTAGAGACAAACCCTCAACCATAAACTATATTCGGAAATTTCTGACTGCCTTAAGGTGGGATGGCTGGGTATCAGAAGTAGAACCAAGGGTTGATGCTCTCTCCTCAACTGAAGAAAGAGTTTTGATTGCAAGAAAAAAGTTGTGGGATGACAGGATTATGACAATGTAA
- the LOC142622759 gene encoding putative methyltransferase PMT9 isoform X2, which yields MVVNGDKINFPGGGTHFHDGADKYIIALAKMLKFSGDKLHNGGNIRNVLDVGCGVASFGAYLLPLNIIAMSLAPNDVHENQIQFALERGIPATLGVLATKRLPYPSRSFELVHCSRCRIDWLQRDGILLLELDRLLRPGGYFVYSSPEAYAHDLENRRIWNAMCNLLRRMCWRLVVKQDQTVIWAKPLTNSCYLKRERGTLPPLCSSDDDPDATWNVSMKACISPYSKKMHKEKGSGLVPWPQRLSAAPPRLDEIGVRREEFQEDTSIWHFRVTEYWKQMKSVIQKNSIRNVMDMNSNLGGFAAALSDKDVWVMNVAPVNAFARLKIIYDRGLIGTVHDWCEAFSTYPRTYDLLHAWTLFSDIDERGCGVEDLLIEMDRILRPDGFVIIRDKPSTINYIRKFLTALRWDGWVSEVEPRVDALSSTEERVLIARKKLWDDRIMTM from the exons ATGGTTGTTAATGGGGACAAGATAAATTTTCCTGGTGGAGGTACTCATTTCCACGATGGAGCTGATAAGTACATCATCGCTCTTGCTAAG ATGCTTAAGTTTTCTGGTGATAAACTCCACAATGGCGGAAATATTCGAAATGTTCTTGATGTGGGTTGTGGTGTTGCAAGTTTTGGAGCCTATCTTCTTCCCCTCAACATTATAGCTATGTCTCTTGCTCCTAATGATGTACATGAGAATCAAATACAATTTGCACTAGAGAGAGGAATTCCAGCAACTCTTGGTGTCTTGGCAACAAAAAGACTTCCTTATCCGAGCAGATCATTTGAACTGGTTCATTGTTCACGATGTCGAATTGATTGGCTTCAAAGAGATGGAATTCTCTTATTAGAACTTGACAGACTACTAAGACCAGGAGGGTATTTTGTATACTCTTCTCCTGAAGCATATGCTCATGATCTAGAAAATCGGAGGATCTGGAATGCTATGTGCAATCTTCTTAGAAGAATGTGCTGGAGACTTGTTGTGAAGCAAGACCAGACTGTTATATGGGCAAAGCCATTGACGAATAGCTGTTACTTAAAGAGAGAACGTGGGACGTTGCCCCCTTTGTGCAGTTCTGATGATGACCCAGATGCAACTTGGAATGTGTCCATGAAGGCATGCATCTCCCCATACTCTAAGA AGATGCACAAGGAAAAGGGAAGCGGACTAGTTCCTTGGCCACAAAGACTTTCTGCTGCACCACCTCGCCTGGATGAAATTGGTGTGAGACGTGAGGAATTTCAAGAGGACACT AGCATTTGGCATTTTAGAGTGACTGAATACTGGAAGCAGATGAAATCTGTTATCCAGAAGAATTCCATTAGAAATGTCATGGATATGAACTCAAATCTTGGTGGATTTGCTGCTGCCCTTAGTGATAAAGATGTCTGGGTGATGAATGTTGCTCCTGTCAATGCATTTGCCAGATTAAAGATTATATATGATCGAGGCTTAATTGGAACTGTTCATGACTG gtgTGAAGCATTTTCTACATATCCACGGACATATGATCTTCTGCATGCCTGGACATTATTTTCAGATATTGATGAGCGTGGGTGTGGCGTAGAAGATCTACTAATTGAAATGGATCGAATTCTACGGCCAGATGGTTTTGTCATCATTAGAGACAAACCCTCAACCATAAACTATATTCGGAAATTTCTGACTGCCTTAAGGTGGGATGGCTGGGTATCAGAAGTAGAACCAAGGGTTGATGCTCTCTCCTCAACTGAAGAAAGAGTTTTGATTGCAAGAAAAAAGTTGTGGGATGACAGGATTATGACAATGTAA
- the LOC142632327 gene encoding uncharacterized protein LOC142632327: protein MSKSYTFNLGAREIRTTVITHESAVEEGLKFLLSTFNVEESEKNNVGQNFERVVGLDIEKSFSSTSDGLASDKVALLKLRSENDCLLVHLTHFKKIPTSRAKFLNLSDVTFVGMSIKHNLSDLQRDYGIQCRSVIELGPFAAAVQKKPIASAYSLPDLFKFVFKYPRWEKTFGKSTNVALSDWGTSALSLEQISHASIEVHATIMIVKELRRFYS, encoded by the coding sequence ATGTCCAAGTCTTATACCTTTAACCTAGGGGCTAGAGAGATTAGAACAACTGTCATAACCCATGAGTCAGCGGTGGAAGAAGGCCTTAAGTTCCTTTTATCTACTTTTAACGTAGAGGAATCAGAGAAAAACAATGTAGGTCAAAACTTTGAGAGAGTTGTGGGTTTAGATATAGAGAAGTCATTCAGTTCAACTAGTGATGGGTTAGCCAGTGACAAAGTTGCATTGTTGAAACTACGTTCAGAAAATGATTGCCTCCTCGTCCACCTTACACACTTCAAAAAAATACCCACTTCCCGGGCCAAATTTCTTAACCTTTCAGATGTAACCTTTGTTGGAATGAGCATCAAACACAACCTCAGTGATCTTCAAAGAGATTATGGGATTCAATGTAGAAGTGTGATAGAGCTGGGACCTTTTGCTGCTGCTGTTCAAAAGAAGCCTATTGCAAGTGCTTACAGTCTGCCAGATTTGTTCAAGTTTGTTTTTAAATATCCTAGATGGGAAAAGACTTTTGGTAAATCTACCAATGTTGCTTTAAGTGATTGGGGTACCAGTGCATTAAGTTTGGAACAAATCTCCCATGCTAGTATAGAAGTTCATGCAACCATCATGATTGTGAAAGAACTTCGAAGATTCTACAGCTGA